One Peromyscus leucopus breed LL Stock chromosome 2, UCI_PerLeu_2.1, whole genome shotgun sequence DNA window includes the following coding sequences:
- the Aurkaip1 gene encoding aurora kinase A-interacting protein, which produces MFLARLTSQLVRAVPWAGFSRSWPGSWVIGSHVFRPLYSLQPASLSRAASLPGKGSQLELEEFLVPRKMSISPLESWLTARYLLPRLDVGVPMTVVPSHYYKCPPSQEEEAKQGVRDVWDATPVQCKNVLKIRRRKMNHHKYRKLIKRTRFQRRKVQEGRLKRKQIKFEKDLKRIWLKAGLKEAPESWQTPKIYMKNK; this is translated from the exons ATGTTCCTGGCGCGCCTGACTTCACAGCTGGTCAGGGCTGTTCCCTGGGCAG GTTTCAGTCGTTCCTGGCCTGGCTCCTGGGTGATCGGCAGCCATGTTTTTCGACCCCTTTACAGTTTGCAGCCTGCAAGCCTAAGTCGGGCTGCCTCCCTCCCTGGTAAGGGGTCCCAATTGGAGCTTGAGGAGTTCCTGGTCCCCAGGAAGATGTCCATCAGTCCACTAGAGAGCTGGCTGACGGCTCGATACCTATTGCCCAGACTGGATGTTGGGGTCCCAATGACTGTGGTTCCCTCCCACTACTACAAGTGTCCGCCCagccaggaggaggaagccaagCAGGGAGTCAGGGACGTCTGGGATGCCACTCCAGTGCAGTGCAAAAATGTGCTGAAGATCCGAAGACGGAAGATGAACCACCACAAATACCGTAAACTGATCAAGAGGACACGGTTTCAACGACGTAAAGTCCAGGAAGGACGTCTGAAAAGGAAGCAG ATCAAGTTTGAGAAAGATTTGAAGCGCATCTGGCTGAAGGCAGGCCTGAAGGAAGCCCCTGAGAGCTGGCAGACCCCAAAGATCTACATGAAGAACAAATGA